A DNA window from Rhineura floridana isolate rRhiFlo1 chromosome 11, rRhiFlo1.hap2, whole genome shotgun sequence contains the following coding sequences:
- the NOP10 gene encoding H/ACA ribonucleoprotein complex subunit 3: MFLQYYLDEQGDRVYTLKKVAPSGQPTCSAHPARFSPDDKYSRHRVTIKKRFGVLMTQQPRPVV, from the exons ATGTTCCTGCAGTACTACCTCGATGAGCAAGGAGACAGGGTCTACACTCTTAAG AAAGTGGCTCCTTCTGGCCAGCCAACGTGTTCGGCTCATCCTGCCCGCTTCTCCCCAGATGACAAGTATTCTCGGCACAGGGTCACCATCAAGAAACGCTTTGGAGTCCTGATGACCCAGCAGCCTCGACCTGTTGTGTAA